One genomic segment of Marinitoga piezophila KA3 includes these proteins:
- a CDS encoding SagB/ThcOx family dehydrogenase, translating to MKCGREVLKSNWKNLEVDLPDRKKGIKNPPYIKPYPQDTELINLPDIKGFKPINNDFISLLFNRQSRRRYKDKPISLEELSYMLFYTQGVKKVVKDKVTFRTVPSAGATHPLETYIVVFNVKGLEKGIYRYISTEHKLLPIKFENLREEIIEATLGQRFIGESAVVFVWSAIPYRTEWKYKNEAHKTISIDAGHVCQNLYLLAESINCGTCAVAAYDQDLMDKLIEVDGKDEFVVYLAPIGKI from the coding sequence ATGAAATGCGGAAGAGAGGTTTTAAAATCGAATTGGAAGAATCTTGAAGTGGATTTGCCAGATAGAAAAAAGGGAATTAAAAATCCTCCATATATAAAACCATATCCTCAGGATACGGAATTAATAAATTTACCAGACATAAAAGGTTTTAAACCGATAAATAATGATTTCATTTCTTTATTGTTTAATAGGCAGAGTCGCAGAAGATATAAAGATAAACCTATTAGTCTGGAAGAATTATCCTATATGTTGTTTTATACGCAAGGTGTAAAAAAAGTGGTAAAGGATAAAGTAACCTTTAGAACTGTTCCATCTGCAGGAGCTACACATCCTCTTGAAACATATATTGTTGTGTTTAATGTTAAAGGATTGGAAAAAGGAATTTATAGATATATATCCACAGAACATAAATTACTCCCAATAAAATTTGAAAACTTAAGAGAAGAGATTATAGAAGCTACATTAGGCCAAAGGTTTATAGGAGAGAGTGCTGTTGTATTTGTTTGGAGTGCAATCCCTTATAGAACAGAATGGAAGTACAAAAACGAGGCTCATAAGACAATTTCTATTGATGCAGGACATGTATGTCAAAATTTATATTTACTTGCTGAATCAATAAATTGTGGGACATGTGCAGTTGCTGCGTATGATCAGGATTTAATGGATAAATT